TTTTAaccaaaatgtgaattttacattCATACGCATTTCACCGGAAGAATAAGCCAATAAAGCATTCTCCAAAATATattcttctgtgttcagcagaagaaataaagtcatacaggtttgaaaagactaacacattttcatgtttgagtgaactatccctttaaatggatAATATGCCTTTAAGGGATTTTACAACTTTTGCTGTCATAATACTAACCAATAACATTGTATTACCTCTCTTCCTCCCATCATCCATGGTTTCACTTTTCAACTCACCACCTCTTACCTGCAACCCCTTCACCACCCTCAATCACACAGCCGGCCTGACACCACCTTCCTGTGGTTTTTGAGCCCGCTGAAGGCCATCCGCTACCTGATATGCAACCGCTACAAATGGCTCATCATCAAGATCGTCTTggctctgctgctgctgatcaTGGTGGGCCTGTTTCTCTACAGCATGCACTAACAGCTATCTGGTCACCAGAAGCTGCTCGGGGGCCTAAAGAGGGGtcaaaaaggtttatttttgagagattctGTGAAAGAGTATATTGTCCCTCATAGTTGCACTCCCCCAAAGCTTAACGTATCAAATATCTTGACTTTTCAGTATCAATTTGCATGTCTAACCCAAAAAAAGATCATTAACTTATCTTTCTATGTGTACATTTCAAGAAAAATTGCTCATAGGGAGAAAAGGAAAGGAGGGaagtgtctattttttttttttgcgtacgATTGAGTAAACTGGATTGATGTCTGGTATTCGTTCAAATGTTGATATAAATGCATTGCTTCCGATTGTTGGATTGGATTTGTTGTTATGTTGTCTAAATGTGTATTATATCGCTGCTAGAAGCACAATAAGCATGCACGGATTGTCTAAAGAAAGATGGACTTGATTCATCAGTAGCTACAATCTGAAAAATGTTATGATAGGGTTGCAGGcctcatatatacagtatgtaatttgattacactTTTGCCTTGATGTTTGCACTTTCAATCCATGACACAAATGTTTTGCACTCAATAACATAATgctagttgttgtttttttttatcctttagaGAACACACAGACACTAGTAGGGGAATGATGTTTCATTTGATATTTCAAGCTTTAACAACACGATAGAATGCTATTTCTTATATTTCCTACTGTTGTTTTTTGCTTGCTGTGTACATTTTACTTGTTATGTACTTGTTTGCTTGCTATTTAATGTTGCTCTATTTAATGAATGGTAAATTGGACCATGGACCTGTTTGCACTGATTTTGGCTTGTTTATATAAAAAGagtgtatttttaattcttgtttacAAGTGTGCAATACggattgaattgtttatttttgtcagtatgtAGACTTAATAAAATTAACTCATTGAAATAAAACACTGAACATGTTTGTTTCTATACCGTGggtatgcatgtgtgtgagaagagGTTTCCAGTATAACCCTGTTCTCTTTCACACAGTCGCCCGACCAACCAGCCTGTCGTGGTTGTTGAGTCCCATACGGGGTGGACCTGCATAATGTGTTGGCCCAGCAGTATAAATTGGCAACAATGGTGACTCTGCTCAGCATAACCGGACTGATCTTTTTGGGACCTTTTGTTCTTTTCACTACCTTCAGCTTTCATCCAGAAGATCTTCAACATCTCTGGATGATTTCCTGGTGCCAGCACAAAGCAGGTTATAGAAATGGATGGCATCACTTATAAGCATTGCtgattaaatgcaatttattgctaATTTAAGGTAAATATGAGATcaaattacaaatttattaagaatattattaaatgttggtGTTTGGCACTTGACAAGAGACTCTTACCCATCAAAGGCTTTTTATGGGATggatgtttcttcaactatgagctctttttctttttgccatTGGTTTATTGGTCattggtttaattattttgtctAATTACAACGTAACAGTGTCTATACATGCATCataggaaaattctgtcattttagtcatttatttctgAAAGTCATGAACATCCACCACATTTCAACCTAGGCACAGTATTGTGACAATATTCTGTGCTAAAGctgatggaaattacattttaaacattttaatggaaTAAAATGGTCGACCTCATTGTGTTGCTAAAGTAAATTTCATACTTGACAATTTACAGTATGTACCACAAATAGTTATTTTCATGCTATTTGcgtgtaattttacaaaataacagCATGATTGGAAATGTCGCACAAAAAGAGACTTCTGATTTAGATTtttcaatattcaataaaaacactgaaatatgctAGTTTTAGTAAAACTACCCCGGAGATATTAAAGTGCCTTTAGCAGATCccttttataaaacaattttagtACCTCCCAGCCACCGTACTTCACCGAAGCACAAAACTACACGTCGACCTCCTATTGGTTGAGCTCGTCTCCGGGTGGAGGCAGGCCAATCAGCGCGGGCCACGGTGCGCCTGTGTCGCGTTGTTACGCTGCTGGTTGGAGACCGGCTGTGTGATGCGCTGAGTGAGGTGGAGAGTTCCCGCGGCGCACACAGCACTGCATAGTCCGAAGAACTGAACAAGATCTTGACCAGGCACCAAGAACAACCATGCGAGCGTTCTTGGGTGAGTTATAATGACAAAAAAGCGTGAACTCAGCTGTAGAGTGGCGTTTTATCGACACAAATGCGTGTGAGGTGTGTTGAAAGCCTAACTTTAGTTAACGTGTAGAATTGCAGTGTGAAGAATACAGGTTATTGTgataaaagagaaagcaaaacatTCTGTAAAACTAACTGAAAGAGTGTTTTTTTAGAAAGCTTCAGTTTAACATAGAATGCATAAATGTAGCATTATagtatatagtagtcaacatttgaattGGATCAAAaggttcatcaaagttgtcctgagacacaaacacattttggttttaggacaactttgatgaatggtgttgatccacttcaaatgttgacaagTGTAGTTAAACATGCAGATTGAGTAACGGTGGTTAGAGCCTATACATTACAGCAAATTCACCTCCATATAGCATGAGTccaattttgttttcataatattgaGATTCTGCAGTCATCCCTTGAATGTGCTTAGAGTCTGGAACTAGAAAGTCCTGTTTGTTATGAACTGTATATTCAGTGTTTCATGCTATGGTTCTTGTTTTTACAGAAAGTgcctgcattgtttttttgtttttttaataaagctgatGAAATCACCTGATGCTCTTTCTTTTATCTTCTCAGGCGTGTTGGCGTGTTCTCTGACTGTGCTCTCTGTCCACGGTCTCTACTCTGCCAGTGATGATGTGGTTGAACTCAACCCCTCTAACTTTAACAGGGAAGTCATACAGAGTGACAGTCTCTGGCTGGTCGAGTTTTATGCCCCTTGGTAAGTTGGAAGAGTGTGGTGGAACCCGGATGTGTGTCAATAGAGATCTCTAGACCTGTAGTTACAGATCAGGTTACTGTCTGAAATACTGGTGCTGAATCAGCACAATCTGTTGCTTTCTAAGCAGTATGTACACTGTGTAATGTTTGTTGAAAGCATAGTTTAGTTTTTCTTCTCTTGTATTTCAGGCACTTTATTTGCACCATGATTTGCATGTCAGTAGTTTTAGTTTGCATATGATGCATAATACAGTTGTGAGCATCATTATTAGACCTGTGTGGTTATACGTTTCATGAAAGAGGTAGATGTTAATGTTCAATATTTGACatcttattgtttgtttgtttttaagtgtggTCACTGCAAGAGTTTGGCTCCTGAATGGAAGAAAGCAGCCACAGCTTTAAAGGTCAGTTCTGAATTTAAGAATCGttggataaattattattttattctgcaaggatgcatgaaattgatcaaaagtgacagtaaataaatttgttacaaaatatttcaatttcaaataaatgcattttcttttcattgcatcataaaaaaaaattgcatcacagtttccaactgttttcaacattgacaatgacaagaaatgttttgtgagcacCAAATTTGCATATTATATTGATTTCTATTGGATTATGTGACATTGAAGCATGGAGTAATGGCggctgaaaattcacagaaataaaataatatttcacaataatgttcaaataaaaaagtaagttgTAATAAAttgaattgttataatatttcacaatattactgtttttcctgttattttgatcaaataaatgcagcctgattGGGCATTGAGatttgtttcaaaatgtatttttaattagttgttaattattaggattatttattttaattgatttaaaagtaCTATGTGTTGTTAAGAAACCATGCTTGATCAATGGAATATGTGTCCTCGTTTAATGTTctgaatatttctaaatatttaataagtgaCCTGCCCCATTACAGTTAATTGGATGAatctaaaagataaaaaagaaaaaaatgtattcattgttgGTGCCATTTGTGTTGTGGTACAGGGCATTGTGAAGGTGGGCGCTGTGGACGCAGACCAGCACAACTCCCTGGGAGGCCAGTATGGAGTCCGTGGCTTCCCAACTATCAAGATCTTTGGAGCCAACAAACAGAAACCAGAGGATTACCAAGGTTCAATACTGAATCTTCATAAAACATCTTGGCATGCACACAAAGAAAACCTTTTTTGCTGATGCAAAAATCTGTTACTTCTCCTAAGTAgagtttgtctctctctctctctttttaggtGGACGTAGCGGTCAGGCCATTGTAGACGCAGCTCTGAATGCTCTCCGCTCATTGGTCAAAGACCGACTTGGTGGAAAGGCTGGAGGCTCAGACTATGGCAAACAGGTATGGAAGCCCACGTGATGAATTTGTTGCTATATTGTTACGTTTGATTTGATTATTACGTTTATTTTGATTGACTCTTTGGGTTCTGTTGTGATCAGAGTGGAGGTGGTGCTGGCAATAAAAAGGATGTGGTGGAGCTGACCGATGATAACTTTGACCGTACCGTGCTGGACAGTGATGATGTCTGGATGGTGGAGTTCTTCGCCCCCTGGTGTGGACACTGCAAAAAGTATGTGTCTCCCGTACATCATAagacctgtctgtctgtctgtcattccacTGAAATAGTACCTGACATGCTGTGGCATGCATTATTTAAGCGCTTCAGTTATTTACATGGATTCAAAGACCGTGAAACTCCTCTGCCAGCTGGGCTTTCTCTCCCGTTGACTTTCTTTAATGTTTCCAGTCTTGAGCCGGAATGGAAGGCAGCTGCCACAGAAGTCAAAGAGCAGACAAAGGGTAAAGTGAAACTGGGTGCTGTGGATGCTACTGTTCACCAAGGCTTGGAAAGCCGCTATGGGGTACGTCTGATGTATATCACTTATTTGATGTCTTTGAATATAAGCAATTCCCATATTGTCTGTAGTTTCATTTTATATCCCAACAAACAATATGAATCAGTTTTGGACACTGAACATTTTTGTTGAATATCTGCTGTTCTTTATTTTAGTCTTGCAGAATTCCAACTTttgcattccatttttttttttttaattctcctcTGGTTTTTGGGTTCATTAATTGCATCTGGACTTGCTGTCATTTCTGCTGGTTTTATTGTTAGATTCGAGGATTCCCTACCATCAAGATCTTTCGTAAAGGAGAGGAGCCAGAGGACTTTCAGGGGGGGGGACGTACACGTTCTGACATTGTTGCTCGTGCCATGGACCTTTACTCTGACAACATCCCTCCTCCAGAGCTTCAAGAGGTAAGAGTTTTCTCTTCTATTTTTAATAGGATAGGAGAGTATTGTTTAACTagtgttttatattgttagttGTAAATagtttgtataaaaatatttaggtTGGTTTATATTCATGTAAATTTGATTTCCTTTAGATTTTGATGAAGACGTTTTGAAGAAAACCTGCGAGGACTATCAGCTGTGCATCATATCTGTGTTGCCTCACATTCTAGACACAGGTGCATTTCGATTGcaactataaaacaaaaatactttttttttgcttatcaTTTGATAATCCTCTTAAACGGAATGATTCATTAGGAGTGCACAATATACTGgaactgtattatatatatatatatattaccattttatatatatatatatatatatatatatatataggtcaatatttaattatgcatgcttatttactaatttattctGTCATCTAATGTTcactttgttaatttttaaaaaagggctAGAAactgttaaatatacagtataatgttgtCTCATTTCAGTACCAGCCATTTATCAGATTCCAGCCATAACCCTTATCATATACCagccataataaataaattcatgcagTGGTCTTTTAAAAGTGATCACTTCTGTTTATAATTTTACTGTGTATGATACAAATGTAGTAGGAGCATGATGCATTTGAATATCATgtactattatatttaaatttttaatttatatgtgctcaggttttagtaatttttaattttgttatgcgtttgttatatttactttttttttattattaattaattatatgtattaaaCATTTTGTGCTGTATTTTACTTACTGAAAATAATTTGTGGAAGTAAAGCTCAAACTCTGCATTTTCTCTATGCTTGCAGGTGCATCTGGAAGAAACTCTTACCTGGAAGTGATGAGGACGATGGCTGACAAATACAAGAAGAAGACGTGGGGGGTCAGTGTTTTCAGTCCGAGTACAAGTTCAGATCAGTCTGCCCGTTAATAACACCAATACATGTCACTGCTTGTGTGCAAGAGACAAGACTTTAGGGAATAGAGAGTGGGATACagtcacacacatcacactcttttctctctctctctccctacagTTGGTTGTGGACTGAAGCAGGGGCGCAGATGGATCTGGAGTCGTCTCTTGGGATTGGTGGATTTGGCTATCCTGCTATGGCAGCCATTAATGCTCGCAAGATGAAGTTCGCTCTGCTAAGAGGCTCATTCAGTGAAACGGGCATCCACGAATTCCTCAGGTAACAGAAGGCTGGAGTTTATGTTTCTGGGAAACAGGTTACGTCATTGAGACCGTTAGCATACagtaaattgtgtatatataaatatacatacaaactGTCAGcctgttttatgttgttaaactatcagtgtcatatatataaaaaaaaaaacaggtgttgtTTATAAGGGCCCTTCTAACTGTCAGcctgttttatgttgttaaactATCAGTGTCTTTATTTATGCAGGGAACTTTCTGTTGGCCGTGGCTCCACTGCTACAGTGGGAGGCGGAGCTTTGCCTAAGATCAACACTGTGGAACCTTGGGACGGGAAAGACGGAGTGGTGAGTACAGAAAAGAGTGTGAAGGTGcatagatataatttttttgttgttctcaAACCCCCCTTTTTTGGCCTTTACTCAGTTGCCCATGGAAGATGACATTGACCTGAGCGATGTGGATCTGGATGATCTGGGGAAGGATGAGTTATGAGCCTGGTCTAAACTACTCTAGACCCCCTAATGATGCCCATGTCTTCTCTCCCATGGATGAGGGGATAGTTGGGAAACAAACTTCCTTAAGACTTCTGAAAAGATACAAATAAAGCAAATGGTTGTGcagctttttaaaagaaaacatctcCATGTTAGTTGAAAAATGAGGCTTTTCGGTATGTACACCACAATTGAGCTACACTCTTCCTCAAGTTCCTTCTTCACTTTTTGATTTAGTGACTGATTGGAGTTTTCAATCAGCTTGATGAAGCAGAATGTGACTCTGATTATCAGACACTTGTTTCCAGTAAGCAGATGTCACACAGAAGCTCTTCACAGAACACTTTCTAATATCGGTTTCATTGACTAGATTTAATCAGATGGCACTGGTCTTTCTGGTAATGAGATTAACCAGTGGTTATTTAAATCAGCCTTTCTGTCATTTCAGCAGCTCCTTTAGTTGCAAGATGCTTGaagttgttttcattttcacCCTTTCTCCCTCtgatgtgactaattattatttttttggttttttttaaattgtgttactGAAAAGAATGTCATCCTTTGCCCATTTGTCTAATGTACTGGACCGGGTGTAATGTGGGCATCGTGTAGATTTTTCTTACACGgcactgttttgaaaaaaaaaaaagtttttgttatgaaaataaaaataataaattgactagcgcttttttttatttttttttattacagcttaTCTAGGAAGTTACTCAGATGAACACCGGTTGCCTATGAATCAGTGGTTTATTGAGAATtcatgcacatacacatacactgtaAAGATGCAACATTTAGATTCACACTAATGCTTTGGCTTCACAAAAATATGGCTGGACGGCCCATTCCCAGCTgtgaaacaactttttttttgtcagctatCATTCCTTACAACACAATTAACACTATACAAAATTAGAAATTACCCataaatctaatatataatatatatatatccagtacAAATATTAGTTTTTGGCATTTCACTTCAACAGTCATTTTACAGAGAAGGGACCACTGACATACCACACATGCAAAAGAGCAAATTAAGACCCAAGTGAAAGAATGTTTCCTTTAACAGAAAGAGCTTGAAGATTCTGTACTTGACATGAAGTGTTACTGTTCCATTCCATGGAGCGACTTATCCAACAGCGTCTGTACTGTTCATGTTGACACTGGATTGGTGAAAGGACAGATAGAAACTAACCACCTGTCTGCCATTCTATCTGCTCCATATGTCCACATGGACAACAGTGTTCAAATATTCATAAGCAGTCTAAAGGCTGATGGCTGCTGTTTTTTACCTTTAGGGCggaaatggttgtaaaaagtgtGACTGTCTGCTTATGTTACCTTGAAGTTTCATTTAGAatttaaaccaaaacaaaccagaAAAATAATTATGCATGATTCAATTGCACTTTAAAACAGATCATCAATGCGCATTATAATTCGAATCATTCTCTGacctctagaaaaaaaaatccaaacttatTCTAGCATATTAGATTGTAAATCTAATTTATATTAGAACTCAAAACACATGGAAACGAAACCCAAGCACCCAACACTGGGCATTCATTATTGTTCACAAGTTTGGTTTCAGTAAGACTTTTCAAAtggtttgaaaacattttatgctaactaaagttgcatttattcgatcaaaatttctgtaaaataagtaaattgtgatttttttttttaaatactgttttttttattttaatatattttaaaatatatatcctctgtgatggcaaagcttaattttcagtggccattactccagtcttcagtgtcacatgatctttcaaaccatgaaactgatttgctgctcaagaaacatctttatattttttgtaaagcatgatacatttttctcaggattctctgatgtatagaaagttcaaagaacagcatttatatgaaatagaattCTAACAATTGTAACAAAGCAAGCATGtttaatatcacttttgatcaattaaacacatcctttcagaattaaaaaaattaataaaaatcttactgacaccaaactgtTGGCATGTTACACAGAGTTAAAAGAAGCAATactttccttttaaaataaagtagaaCACAAAATGATCATAATTGGCAGGACAGCAGGCCGCTCCAAATGCAGCTAGACCACAAGAACACCAAAGAACACTTAAAACAAATACTATGTTTAGAACATGCCAAAAGCATGCAAATAGTTCTCTGGAGATATCTGAAAATTGATTTTTGGAATGGATGCATAAGAAATTGAATATTTACAAGCAGAACATCATCTTTTTGCGTAATAGCCAGTCTAGAAATGTTCACGTGCTACTGATTAATCATTTACTGCTTTGAGTGGAATGCAAACAATTGTGAAAATATAATTCTTTTTAGGTCATCACTTAAAGACACTTTGAAGTCACTTGACAATTTTTCAGATTCATGCTAGtttcatgctttttttaattaatgcaatcaataataaaaaaaaaaatacattttaaaatataaatatctgtaAATTCCTGAATTGTGCCAATTGATTTCAATGGTTCTTTAAAATTCTTACAATTCCCAGACATTATGAGAACTCAATACCAATTCCAAAACCAGGCTGGAATAGTGATGAAAAAAGGTAACCACCCATTAACAGAAAAATTTTGTAAGCAGAAAAGACATATAAGTGTATCATTAATAACGCAAACTACTTTTCTAATTAAATCTTGCCTTTTCAGTGTGCATGTGAGTGGTTTCCTGTCAGCTGCTTTTAAGATCTGTATTCATAACTGTCGAGAGGTGCTTTGGTCAGACTGCAGTAGTCTGACAATAGAGGGGTCACTCTTGGCACCTTTGATGAATTCCTCCAGAGAGAGTCTGCCTACAAatttgaaagaacaacaacaaggTTATTTCACCCATTTCCAATTCCAAGAGTAACATCTGAGTTGTGCAAATATTGATGAAATAATCTGAAACTTAAATAAATCCTAAATATTGTTTTATCTGTGTGTCAGTGGTTGTCATGGACActgtgaaaaaattattttctaaatgagtatttctgtcttgtttccccaacatctttaaaacaagaaaaatttaattggcttctaaaacattaaatttggcaaactaactttttttttttcaagtgcagTTTCTATGACATTTTGTGTGCTTCAACTTAAGAGTCTATATAAAAATGAACAGTGAGTGGGAGATGGGTCTCGAGAGGCGTACCATCGTTGTCCGTATCCATCTGTCGGAATATCTTATCTGTGCGTTTCTCTGGTGTCGACTCGTCCTCGGGCATCTTCATCACAGATGACACCATTTTATAAATCGCCTGTGAAGATTAATGTAACTGTGTGTCAAAGCATATGGTAGTTTGCTGTCACATGTAAAGGCTTCGGTTTTCAATAGCAACAAGTTTGATAAGACTGTCTTTATAATGCTACGACTGCCAGTCAAAAGTTCCACAACGCAGCTGTCACTGTCAACACTTCCTATCAGCGTAATCAATGCAAATGATCACCAGCTCGTATCTCTGCCAGACACATTTAATGTCACTTTCAGATATTGTTTTATAACGTGTCCTCGGTCGCAGGTGTAAAAGAGCCATCAATGTTATTAACATGGAGAGTCAACAGACCCTTTGAAGTAGCGAACAAAGACTTTGTGTTTGGCCACCATTTGTGGCAAGACCATATGGCCTGTGGAACACTTGATTGAGGAGATCTGTTTATTCAGGAGGTCTGTATCACCAAACATTAGACTGAGCCAATATTGATGTGGAACAAGCTGCTCTGAAAACAATGACTCGCTGGGTAAAATACAGAAATGCAAATGAAACCAAAA
The sequence above is drawn from the Cyprinus carpio isolate SPL01 chromosome B20, ASM1834038v1, whole genome shotgun sequence genome and encodes:
- the LOC122140908 gene encoding protein disulfide-isomerase A6-like codes for the protein MRAFLGVLACSLTVLSVHGLYSASDDVVELNPSNFNREVIQSDSLWLVEFYAPWCGHCKSLAPEWKKAATALKGIVKVGAVDADQHNSLGGQYGVRGFPTIKIFGANKQKPEDYQGGRSGQAIVDAALNALRSLVKDRLGGKAGGSDYGKQSGGGAGNKKDVVELTDDNFDRTVLDSDDVWMVEFFAPWCGHCKNLEPEWKAAATEVKEQTKGKVKLGAVDATVHQGLESRYGIRGFPTIKIFRKGEEPEDFQGGGRTRSDIVARAMDLYSDNIPPPELQEVIDEDVLKKTCEDYQLCIISVLPHILDTGASGRNSYLEVMRTMADKYKKKTWGWLWTEAGAQMDLESSLGIGGFGYPAMAAINARKMKFALLRGSFSETGIHEFLRELSVGRGSTATVGGGALPKINTVEPWDGKDGVLPMEDDIDLSDVDLDDLGKDEL